A window of the Bacteriovorax sp. PP10 genome harbors these coding sequences:
- a CDS encoding fimbrial protein, giving the protein MKKLLIATTLLTLTTTAFAVPNPQVGTLLLQGIVAKKVSITVTPEAVASALVLETSQTDLKVATAVEQSNSKAGYKVTVISANLGKLKRTDGSEVFAYTLKYGGAAVGLSTSSGSVVTDSSSASVVNVSKDLAISYAGAAAETMVEGTYADTLTINIASK; this is encoded by the coding sequence ATGAAGAAGCTTTTAATCGCAACTACTCTTTTAACTTTAACGACGACTGCATTTGCTGTTCCAAACCCTCAAGTTGGTACTTTATTACTTCAAGGTATTGTTGCTAAGAAAGTTTCTATTACAGTAACTCCAGAAGCAGTCGCTTCTGCGCTTGTACTTGAAACATCACAAACAGATTTAAAAGTAGCAACAGCTGTAGAGCAATCAAACTCTAAAGCAGGATATAAAGTAACTGTAATTTCAGCTAATTTAGGAAAGCTAAAGAGAACAGATGGTTCAGAAGTTTTCGCTTATACACTTAAATACGGTGGAGCAGCTGTAGGTCTATCAACATCATCAGGATCAGTTGTAACAGACTCTTCTTCAGCATCAGTTGTTAACGTATCAAAAGACCTGGCAATTTCGTACGCAGGAGCAGCAGCTGAAACGATGGTAGAAGGTACATACGCTGATACATTAACTATTAATATCGCTTCTAAGTAA
- a CDS encoding fimbrial protein produces the protein MMKKFIASILFFTLTTPAFSATSGFFLLRTQVPRRVSISITPVSVASALDLSTTQTNLKVANATAMSNSRTGFKVTFTSANLGKLKRVTGAEVFPYTMKVGGLDVGLTTSSGTTFNLDQSAPMTISRDITISYTGKPAEAMIEGTYLDTVTLTIAAR, from the coding sequence ATGATGAAAAAATTTATTGCTTCAATTTTATTTTTTACTCTAACAACTCCAGCTTTTTCAGCAACGAGTGGATTCTTCCTTTTGAGAACTCAAGTTCCTAGAAGAGTAAGCATTAGCATCACACCTGTCTCAGTAGCTTCGGCCCTTGATCTCTCAACAACTCAAACAAATTTAAAAGTAGCGAATGCGACCGCCATGTCGAATTCGAGAACTGGTTTTAAAGTCACATTTACCAGTGCGAACTTAGGTAAGTTAAAAAGAGTAACAGGAGCAGAGGTTTTTCCTTACACTATGAAAGTTGGTGGACTAGATGTCGGGTTAACAACGTCATCGGGAACGACCTTCAATCTTGATCAATCAGCACCAATGACAATCTCTCGTGACATCACTATTTCGTATACTGGAAAACCAGCAGAAGCGATGATTGAAGGTACCTATCTTGATACAGTTACATTAACGATTGCGGCAAGATAA
- a CDS encoding fimbrial biogenesis chaperone gives MKRNILFVIFSFFISLNSYAFKFSPMSTAIGIAPSKNSTLFYLENDSDQPIAVTTSLLKREMNVEGVEANKKIDGELMVYPSQLIIPPNEKRSVKVTWTGKTVPTTELNYRLVAEQLPIDLDKNKKQKASIKVLLRYVAALYVQAEDYNPDVTFKKMDVDDKNVSFLLVNSGKQHQILANMTMKISGKKDIDLSSEDLKGMTGENIFALSERVFRFPKNGKFKDIQATDKVKISFDKD, from the coding sequence ATGAAGCGCAATATTTTATTCGTCATTTTCAGCTTCTTTATTAGCTTAAATTCTTATGCATTTAAATTCTCTCCTATGTCGACAGCGATAGGAATAGCTCCCAGTAAAAACTCTACATTGTTTTACCTGGAAAATGATTCTGATCAGCCGATAGCTGTGACAACATCACTTCTAAAGCGTGAGATGAATGTGGAAGGAGTAGAGGCCAATAAAAAAATCGATGGTGAGCTTATGGTTTATCCATCACAGCTTATTATTCCACCAAATGAAAAGAGATCAGTTAAAGTGACATGGACAGGAAAGACTGTACCGACTACTGAGCTTAATTATCGTCTGGTGGCCGAGCAACTTCCTATCGACCTTGATAAAAATAAAAAGCAAAAAGCGAGTATCAAAGTTTTACTGAGATATGTGGCAGCTCTTTATGTTCAAGCTGAAGATTATAATCCTGATGTGACTTTTAAGAAAATGGATGTGGATGATAAAAACGTGTCTTTTCTTCTGGTAAATTCAGGAAAACAACATCAAATTCTTGCCAACATGACGATGAAGATTTCAGGAAAGAAAGATATCGATTTAAGTTCAGAAGATCTTAAAGGTATGACAGGAGAAAATATTTTCGCATTATCAGAGAGAGTTTTTCGTTTCCCAAAAAATGGAAAATTTAAAGATATCCAGGCCACTGATAAGGTGAAGATTAGTTTTGATAAAGATTAA
- a CDS encoding fimbria/pilus outer membrane usher protein — translation MIKINFKPAIVSLCVLVGVSQRALAQTSSEDLFKKVFGKSSNDEKSALIDASLGDFFIGEVGVILVGEKIIKISSSDLKRILNDKIRETQLVKYNLGEGDVAPEALPFKVMYHPSELRISIIIPPEDLRPSDANVYDDLIPYYSRKAIEPAPFSMGLNYKLEQTFNKKTNQDNAFSAQTDAFLNIKKVAFENQMQYLSTRQDNKWGRQATRAIFDRPNRMQRVEVGDVNFPIVGYQQSFQIGGVSFYRDFSLNPYRVVNPTSSFEYRIDSRSLVKTYVNNILLKTEYMNAGSYSVKDIPLNNGINKILIEVVDEFGVTKTFVFNESGSLDLLAEGVSRYALSSGYYSTDKDGNKEYEDERGPITSGFYQHGFNKHWTASAYAQGNKKYTMLGTNHILASRFGNFSVDLAGNKNDFNTGAVTQATYQLNLFGAYWYDSHTLTTKLEYRTKYFNESEVTENFKNRFDVTATTSYSVPLFERFNVAVGATYQHPTFVENARLAYNGSLTTKIFESSSLTAYAGRSRDEFKTWSNQIYFFFNMTFGESSTFASAFYDKESQTKRLTVIRDTGAKYNDLKVSASVDDNASSKNGSLDLQYNTVLADVGVREDVSKNNGQSEGIKTSVRFLSSFAYVHNGEDSAFAIGRPISNSFVIFKPNKDWSGQKFGVQTSSGVNDAGTGLFGEAIISGLTPYQYRRLQLDPSRLDPGYILGQESFVVYPRKDSGHLFVIGKSGLLVLRGRILDKSQKPQALKVGFWTSLSGKSTAFFTDREGEFFIEGVEASVGTIQIDDENFRPARLDLSREKQGIVEIGNIILPEGESAQ, via the coding sequence TTGATAAAGATTAATTTTAAACCTGCCATTGTTAGTCTGTGTGTGCTTGTGGGTGTTTCTCAGCGTGCACTTGCGCAGACTTCTTCAGAAGACTTATTTAAAAAAGTATTTGGAAAATCAAGTAACGACGAAAAGAGTGCTCTTATCGATGCTTCTCTTGGAGACTTTTTTATAGGTGAAGTCGGTGTCATCCTCGTTGGCGAAAAAATTATTAAAATTTCGTCTTCCGACTTAAAACGAATTCTAAATGATAAAATCCGTGAAACTCAACTGGTAAAATATAATTTAGGCGAGGGGGATGTCGCTCCTGAAGCATTGCCTTTTAAAGTTATGTACCATCCTTCTGAGCTTAGAATTTCGATTATAATTCCACCAGAAGACTTAAGACCAAGTGATGCCAATGTCTATGACGATTTAATACCCTATTACTCGAGAAAGGCCATTGAGCCAGCTCCTTTTTCAATGGGCCTTAATTATAAGCTTGAGCAGACATTTAATAAAAAAACTAATCAGGATAATGCATTCTCTGCACAGACCGATGCCTTTTTAAATATTAAAAAAGTCGCATTTGAAAATCAGATGCAATACCTATCAACTCGTCAGGACAATAAATGGGGGAGACAAGCAACCCGTGCGATATTTGATCGTCCTAATCGCATGCAACGAGTTGAAGTCGGTGATGTTAATTTCCCAATCGTGGGCTATCAACAGTCTTTTCAAATTGGTGGAGTTTCTTTCTATCGAGATTTTTCTTTAAATCCTTATCGTGTAGTCAATCCGACTTCTTCTTTTGAATATCGAATTGATTCAAGATCACTGGTAAAAACTTATGTGAATAATATTCTGTTAAAAACAGAATACATGAACGCCGGATCATATTCGGTCAAAGACATTCCGTTAAATAATGGGATTAATAAAATACTCATTGAAGTAGTAGACGAATTTGGAGTAACAAAAACATTTGTCTTTAATGAATCAGGTTCCCTTGATTTACTTGCTGAGGGGGTAAGCCGTTACGCTTTGTCCTCAGGTTATTATTCGACTGATAAAGATGGTAATAAAGAATATGAGGATGAAAGAGGTCCTATTACATCTGGATTCTATCAGCACGGTTTTAATAAGCATTGGACTGCGAGTGCTTATGCTCAGGGAAATAAAAAATATACAATGCTTGGAACCAACCATATCCTGGCCTCAAGATTTGGTAACTTTTCAGTTGATCTAGCTGGAAATAAAAATGACTTCAATACTGGTGCGGTGACACAAGCGACTTATCAGTTAAATCTTTTTGGTGCTTATTGGTATGATAGTCATACGTTAACAACCAAGCTTGAATACAGAACGAAGTACTTTAATGAATCTGAAGTCACTGAAAATTTTAAGAATCGTTTTGATGTCACGGCGACCACTTCTTATAGTGTGCCTTTATTCGAAAGATTTAATGTGGCCGTAGGTGCTACATATCAGCATCCAACTTTTGTTGAAAATGCCAGACTTGCTTACAATGGAAGTTTAACGACGAAAATTTTTGAATCGAGCTCGCTTACTGCCTATGCAGGAAGATCAAGAGATGAATTTAAAACGTGGTCTAATCAGATTTATTTTTTCTTTAACATGACTTTCGGGGAGAGTTCGACATTTGCTTCGGCCTTCTACGATAAAGAGTCACAAACAAAACGCTTAACTGTTATCAGAGATACTGGTGCAAAATACAACGACCTGAAAGTGTCGGCTTCAGTTGATGATAATGCCAGCTCAAAAAATGGATCACTGGATCTTCAATACAACACAGTCCTTGCTGATGTCGGTGTGAGAGAAGACGTTAGTAAAAATAACGGACAATCTGAAGGAATAAAAACCAGTGTACGCTTTCTGAGTTCATTTGCTTATGTTCATAATGGAGAAGATTCGGCCTTTGCTATTGGAAGACCAATCTCAAACAGTTTTGTTATTTTCAAACCTAATAAGGATTGGAGTGGACAAAAGTTTGGAGTTCAAACATCAAGTGGTGTGAACGATGCAGGAACTGGTCTCTTTGGAGAAGCAATTATTTCTGGTTTGACTCCTTACCAGTATAGAAGGCTACAGCTTGACCCTAGTCGTTTAGATCCAGGTTATATTCTAGGTCAGGAAAGTTTTGTCGTTTACCCAAGAAAAGACAGTGGTCACTTATTCGTGATCGGAAAATCGGGACTCTTAGTTTTAAGAGGACGAATCCTAGACAAGTCTCAAAAACCACAGGCCTTGAAGGTTGGCTTCTGGACTTCTTTGAGTGGAAAAAGCACAGCGTTCTTTACCGACCGCGAAGGTGAGTTCTTTATTGAAGGTGTTGAGGCCTCAGTGGGAACAATTCAAATTGATGATGAAAACTTCAGACCAGCAAGACTTGACTTGAGTCGTGAGAAGCAGGGTATAGTTGAAATTGGAAATATTATTCTCCCTGAAGGAGAGAGTGCTCAATGA
- a CDS encoding spore coat protein U domain-containing protein — protein MKIKYLFFILFFTSGIVLADCGLEITAPVLTYGVGDANPVVPAQVTIERTKSGNDRCSNYYLAFTYGWSNNYNRRGLNLSNGRLIYYNLYKNANATNVLRGPNDITSNNDILFGTIAKDETKTLNYYFQLAPIDASEPPYAGTYYDNVQVQGYTGTYTNINAYEGMGNLQIYINVSKFTSLSLVDTGGAYDGSQTSKTLDFGELSENEELGFDVRIVSNAGYILKVSSANNGILNRIGGTGIKSQISYDFYSSGTKRTLTSSASSPVTIATATGRTASGGAQVPIRVVIKSVLDKDPGTYQDYVTLSVISND, from the coding sequence ATGAAAATAAAATATCTATTCTTTATTTTGTTCTTCACCAGCGGAATTGTTTTAGCTGATTGTGGATTAGAGATAACTGCACCAGTTCTTACGTATGGAGTGGGTGATGCCAATCCTGTAGTGCCAGCGCAAGTGACCATTGAAAGAACTAAATCTGGAAACGATCGTTGTTCTAATTACTATTTAGCTTTTACTTATGGATGGTCAAATAATTATAACCGCCGCGGACTTAATTTAAGCAATGGTCGATTGATCTATTACAACCTTTATAAAAATGCCAATGCAACAAATGTTTTAAGAGGACCGAATGATATCACTTCCAACAATGATATTTTATTTGGAACCATTGCTAAGGATGAAACTAAAACATTGAATTATTATTTTCAATTAGCTCCTATCGATGCCAGTGAGCCGCCTTACGCTGGAACATATTATGATAACGTTCAGGTGCAGGGTTACACCGGTACTTATACCAACATCAATGCTTATGAAGGTATGGGAAATCTTCAAATTTATATAAACGTCTCTAAGTTCACTTCACTTTCTCTAGTCGACACTGGTGGTGCTTATGACGGTTCTCAAACTTCAAAAACATTAGACTTTGGTGAACTCTCAGAAAATGAAGAATTAGGTTTTGATGTCCGTATTGTAAGTAATGCTGGTTATATTCTAAAGGTGTCTTCGGCCAATAATGGAATTTTAAACCGCATTGGTGGAACGGGAATTAAATCACAAATCAGCTATGACTTTTATTCAAGTGGCACAAAAAGAACTCTGACTTCATCTGCTTCCTCTCCGGTAACAATTGCAACGGCGACTGGCAGAACGGCCTCGGGTGGAGCTCAGGTCCCTATAAGAGTCGTTATCAAGTCAGTTCTAGATAAAGACCCCGGAACTTATCAGGATTACGTTACATTATCGGTAATTAGCAATGACTAA
- the trpS gene encoding tryptophan--tRNA ligase: MSKKICLTGVKPTGKVHLGNYIGAIKPAIEMSNSGDYDSYYFIADYHSLIGVHDAKLMRQYIYDVAATWLAMGLDPKKVTLYKQSDVPEILELNWIVNCFTSKGLMNRAHAYKAMVQENELEKRDRDVGVNMGLYSYPILMACDIMILNADVVPVGADQLQHIEIARDIAHSFNNTYVKDYEKYRLYLEKNPEVRLDKSKIKLTPPQAIIREDGKLLTGLDGRKMSKSYNNHIPLFSTENELKKLINRITTDSSDPTSPKNPDESLIFEFYQEFATKDQADALRAWYLRGIGWGEAKMELLNVLNNMLKEPREKYAELMSDTKKIDLILEEGASRVRPKAQALIKDIKQTVGVL, from the coding sequence ATGTCTAAAAAAATTTGTTTAACTGGCGTAAAGCCAACGGGAAAAGTCCACCTGGGTAATTATATCGGGGCGATTAAACCTGCCATTGAAATGTCCAATTCTGGTGATTACGATTCATACTATTTCATCGCAGACTACCACTCACTGATTGGTGTGCACGATGCAAAGCTGATGAGACAATATATTTATGATGTAGCGGCCACATGGCTTGCGATGGGACTTGATCCAAAAAAAGTCACGCTTTATAAACAAAGTGATGTTCCTGAAATTTTAGAATTAAACTGGATCGTGAATTGTTTTACCAGCAAAGGTTTAATGAATAGAGCACACGCTTACAAAGCGATGGTGCAGGAAAATGAATTAGAGAAACGCGACAGAGATGTCGGTGTGAATATGGGACTCTACTCTTATCCGATTCTCATGGCCTGCGATATTATGATTCTCAATGCAGACGTGGTTCCGGTAGGAGCAGATCAGCTTCAGCATATTGAGATTGCCCGCGATATCGCTCACTCATTTAACAACACTTATGTGAAAGACTACGAAAAATACAGACTGTACCTGGAAAAAAATCCGGAAGTGCGTCTGGATAAATCAAAAATAAAACTCACTCCTCCACAAGCAATCATCAGAGAAGACGGAAAGCTTCTGACTGGTCTCGATGGAAGAAAGATGAGTAAGAGTTACAATAATCACATTCCACTTTTTTCTACTGAAAATGAATTAAAGAAATTAATCAACAGAATCACGACAGATTCAAGTGATCCAACATCACCGAAAAATCCTGATGAGTCTTTGATTTTTGAGTTCTATCAAGAGTTCGCAACAAAAGATCAAGCAGACGCTCTTCGCGCCTGGTACCTTCGTGGTATCGGTTGGGGAGAAGCGAAGATGGAATTATTAAACGTATTAAATAATATGCTTAAAGAGCCGCGTGAAAAATACGCTGAGCTTATGAGCGATACTAAAAAAATTGATCTAATCCTGGAAGAAGGAGCGAGCAGAGTTCGCCCAAAAGCTCAGGCCTTGATCAAAGATATTAAACAGACCGTTGGTGTACTTTAA
- a CDS encoding DEAD/DEAH box helicase: MTFQELPLRESLIKAITERGYVEPTEIQMQAIPALATTDTDFVGQAQTGTGKTAAFVLPLLHKVDSNSRDVQALILTPTRELANQITEEIKKFSTYERTKSLAVYGGISLEGQIKGLRRDRPQIVVGTPGRVLDLIERGVLILDNAKFAVLDEADEMLDMGFIDDVKHILSKLGETKKTWMFSATMPAPILSLIKTYLKDPLVVKVQKKTSTNESIEQKHYVVRHSHMSEAICRILDSLDDYYGMIFCRTKVDAKTLADELNARGYPSDSMHGDMSQQQRDITMKNFKMKKINMLVCTDVAARGIDVDNLTHVINYGLPQDIESYVHRIGRTGRAGLTGVAITLVEPSERYRLRMVENNTKARIVQATLPTPKELKEVMVRKELKKFDAIIETLPKLEADAVFTEKFADLEKEDLLKVMYNHIFKSQISRYDHAPSLEIQERRPEPRNNDARGSDNRDFNRNDRGDSRDRGAPSARGTGTSTGNMRFFVNIGKDHGLNLKSLLGSVAGMVNVDERLIRNVDMKETFSFLEVPEQFGEVLLKVTNPMISERNVRFELTRSAPMSRPSYGGGDRDRRPSFRSGSGNRNSSGGAGGGYRSERPQGDRPEGGAPRERSFRS, from the coding sequence GTGACATTTCAAGAATTGCCACTACGTGAGTCATTGATCAAAGCGATCACTGAGAGAGGATACGTAGAACCCACAGAAATTCAAATGCAAGCTATTCCAGCTTTAGCTACAACAGACACAGACTTTGTTGGGCAAGCTCAAACAGGTACAGGTAAAACTGCTGCTTTCGTTCTTCCACTTTTACATAAAGTTGATAGCAACAGCCGTGACGTTCAAGCTCTAATTCTTACTCCAACGAGAGAACTAGCTAACCAAATTACTGAAGAGATCAAAAAATTCTCTACATACGAGAGAACAAAATCTCTTGCAGTATACGGTGGTATTTCTTTAGAAGGACAAATTAAAGGTCTACGTCGTGACCGCCCACAAATCGTTGTTGGTACTCCAGGACGTGTATTAGATCTAATCGAAAGAGGTGTTCTAATCCTTGATAACGCTAAATTTGCTGTTCTAGATGAAGCAGATGAAATGTTAGACATGGGATTCATCGACGACGTAAAACACATTTTATCAAAACTTGGTGAAACTAAAAAAACTTGGATGTTCTCGGCTACTATGCCAGCTCCAATTTTATCTCTAATCAAAACTTACCTTAAAGATCCTTTAGTTGTTAAAGTTCAAAAGAAAACGTCAACAAACGAATCAATTGAACAAAAACACTACGTAGTTCGTCACTCTCACATGAGTGAAGCTATCTGTAGAATCCTTGATTCTCTAGATGATTACTACGGAATGATTTTCTGTCGTACGAAAGTTGATGCTAAGACTTTAGCTGATGAATTGAATGCTCGTGGATATCCATCAGATTCAATGCATGGAGATATGTCTCAACAGCAACGTGATATCACTATGAAGAACTTCAAAATGAAGAAGATCAACATGCTGGTATGTACTGACGTAGCTGCTCGCGGGATCGACGTAGACAACCTTACTCACGTAATCAACTACGGTCTTCCACAAGATATCGAATCATACGTTCACCGTATCGGTAGAACTGGACGTGCTGGTCTAACTGGAGTTGCAATCACTCTTGTTGAGCCAAGTGAGCGTTACAGACTTCGTATGGTTGAAAACAATACGAAAGCTCGCATTGTTCAAGCTACTCTTCCAACTCCAAAAGAATTGAAAGAAGTAATGGTAAGAAAAGAACTTAAAAAATTCGATGCTATTATTGAAACTCTTCCTAAATTAGAAGCAGACGCAGTTTTCACAGAAAAATTCGCTGATCTTGAAAAAGAAGATTTATTAAAAGTTATGTACAACCATATCTTTAAGTCACAAATTTCTCGTTACGATCATGCACCTTCTCTTGAAATTCAAGAGAGACGTCCAGAGCCTCGTAACAATGATGCTCGTGGTTCTGATAATCGCGACTTCAACAGAAATGATCGTGGTGATTCTCGTGATAGAGGAGCTCCATCAGCTCGTGGAACAGGAACATCTACAGGTAACATGAGATTTTTCGTTAACATCGGAAAAGACCATGGTCTAAACCTGAAGTCACTTCTTGGTTCAGTTGCTGGAATGGTTAATGTTGATGAACGCCTAATCAGAAACGTAGATATGAAAGAGACTTTCTCTTTCCTTGAAGTTCCAGAGCAATTTGGTGAAGTATTATTAAAAGTAACGAATCCAATGATCAGTGAACGTAACGTTCGTTTCGAACTTACTCGTTCAGCTCCAATGAGCCGCCCTTCATACGGTGGTGGAGATAGAGATCGTCGTCCGTCTTTCAGAAGTGGAAGTGGAAACAGAAACTCTAGTGGTGGTGCTGGTGGTGGATACCGCAGTGAACGTCCTCAAGGTGACAGACCTGAAGGCGGAGCACCTCGTGAAAGATCTTTCCGTTCTTAA
- a CDS encoding UDP-N-acetylglucosamine--N-acetylmuramyl-(pentapeptide) pyrophosphoryl-undecaprenol N-acetylglucosamine transferase — protein sequence MSSNKTLIFTGGGSGGHVMPGLTILKKINQKDEFDIHYIGGIASIERELVSDYKLTYHPIHTGKLRRYISVENLKDISRVFLGLYDSFKVLWKFNRKNTLVFSTGGFVSVPVVLAAKLQRKKVFIHEQTSRVGLANKICSIFADRVFISFEDSFKYFDENKTYFSGYPLREQCYSDEIGPVKIQGRLINESTKPILFITGGGNGSQLINKLIEKNFQFLTERYMVIHQTGKTFFNEYNKLKNEDYIPMAFIGQEMIDLFKLATVTVSRSGAGTVCELIAVGKKSIYVPLRIAQKNEQFFNALEAHKKLGSIIIEEKELSDKSFLAALDEIGMDNPMTKIQKQNGLQFLVEEIEKAF from the coding sequence ATGTCATCAAACAAAACTCTTATCTTTACTGGTGGTGGATCTGGCGGACACGTGATGCCAGGCTTAACAATTCTAAAAAAAATAAATCAAAAAGATGAGTTTGATATTCACTACATCGGTGGGATTGCGAGCATCGAGCGCGAGTTAGTTTCTGATTACAAATTAACTTATCATCCAATCCATACCGGAAAACTTAGAAGATATATTTCTGTCGAAAACCTAAAAGACATCAGCCGCGTTTTTTTAGGTCTCTATGATTCATTTAAAGTGCTTTGGAAATTTAATAGAAAAAACACACTGGTTTTTTCGACTGGTGGATTTGTTTCTGTGCCGGTTGTTCTGGCCGCAAAACTTCAAAGAAAGAAAGTCTTCATTCACGAACAAACAAGCCGAGTGGGGCTTGCTAATAAGATCTGCTCAATCTTTGCTGATAGAGTGTTCATTAGTTTTGAAGATTCATTCAAATACTTCGATGAAAATAAAACCTACTTCTCTGGATACCCCTTAAGAGAGCAGTGTTATAGCGACGAAATTGGGCCGGTAAAAATTCAGGGGAGATTAATTAATGAGTCAACCAAACCAATTCTCTTCATCACTGGCGGGGGAAATGGCTCGCAGTTAATCAATAAATTGATTGAAAAGAACTTCCAGTTTCTGACTGAGAGATACATGGTTATCCATCAGACCGGTAAAACGTTCTTTAACGAGTATAATAAGCTCAAGAATGAGGATTATATCCCAATGGCATTCATTGGTCAGGAGATGATCGATCTCTTTAAATTGGCGACTGTGACGGTTTCAAGATCTGGCGCGGGGACAGTGTGCGAATTAATCGCAGTGGGGAAGAAGTCCATCTATGTGCCGTTAAGAATCGCTCAAAAAAATGAACAGTTTTTTAATGCCCTTGAGGCCCATAAAAAACTTGGCTCGATCATCATAGAAGAGAAAGAGCTGAGCGATAAAAGTTTCCTAGCGGCATTGGATGAAATCGGTATGGATAATCCAATGACTAAAATTCAAAAGCAGAACGGCCTCCAATTTCTCGTAGAAGAAATTGAAAAGGCCTTCTAA
- a CDS encoding response regulator transcription factor, whose translation MHVTIVDDVKDNLRSYNELLSPTFNLELIQNPIDLLSFLGKTETDLIILDLHMPTMNGFELYEKFKISHPDLPVIFLSGDPSEESIIKGLNLGADDFIVKPVSLRELVARIKNKISTKQSQMAESEIISFDGFKLHCEMQMAEIGEEKIQLTPIEFKLIHLLAKNPNKVFSREYITNLLWPNIHVQNQNIDTHLSNLRKKLMPFSKYIRTIKSRGYILRIG comes from the coding sequence ATGCACGTTACGATTGTAGATGATGTTAAGGATAATTTAAGAAGTTACAATGAACTTCTTTCCCCTACATTTAATCTTGAACTAATCCAAAACCCAATCGATCTTTTAAGTTTCTTAGGGAAAACTGAAACAGATCTTATCATTCTCGATCTGCACATGCCGACGATGAATGGTTTTGAGTTGTACGAAAAGTTTAAAATTTCTCACCCTGATCTTCCTGTAATCTTCTTGAGTGGAGACCCATCAGAAGAGTCAATCATTAAAGGCTTAAACCTTGGTGCAGATGACTTTATCGTGAAGCCAGTTTCTCTAAGAGAACTAGTTGCTCGTATCAAGAACAAGATTAGTACAAAACAATCTCAGATGGCAGAATCTGAAATCATTTCATTCGATGGTTTCAAGCTTCATTGCGAAATGCAGATGGCAGAAATTGGCGAAGAAAAAATTCAGTTAACTCCAATCGAGTTTAAACTAATCCATCTTCTTGCTAAGAATCCTAATAAGGTTTTTTCTCGTGAGTACATTACAAATCTTCTTTGGCCGAACATCCATGTTCAAAACCAAAACATCGATACTCACTTATCGAACCTTAGAAAGAAGCTTATGCCATTTTCTAAGTACATTAGAACGATTAAATCACGTGGTTATATTTTACGTATAGGTTAG
- a CDS encoding chalcone isomerase family protein translates to MKIFFLIMMIVTAVSANALTVDSINFEDKLNVAGKDLVLNGVGIRKATFLKIKVYYGALYLSEKHTNAAEFLQTETPKQIIMHFVRDVDVKDLKKTYLEAFEGANKETYKILLPTLETFNSNLSDIKKGERMIITFLPDGAVLNFAGKSFPKVGNSDFSKALLNMYFINPLDQGLTNGLLGK, encoded by the coding sequence ATGAAAATTTTCTTCCTAATCATGATGATCGTAACGGCAGTGTCAGCAAACGCTTTAACAGTTGATTCAATCAACTTTGAAGACAAGCTAAACGTGGCCGGAAAAGATCTAGTGCTTAATGGAGTGGGAATTAGAAAAGCTACTTTCCTTAAAATTAAAGTTTATTACGGTGCTTTGTATCTTTCAGAAAAACACACAAATGCCGCAGAATTTTTACAAACTGAGACTCCAAAACAAATTATTATGCACTTTGTGCGTGATGTAGACGTGAAGGATTTAAAGAAAACTTATTTGGAAGCCTTCGAAGGCGCTAATAAAGAAACGTACAAGATTTTGCTTCCAACCCTTGAAACGTTCAATTCAAACTTAAGCGACATCAAAAAGGGAGAGCGTATGATTATTACCTTCTTACCTGATGGCGCAGTCCTTAATTTCGCCGGAAAAAGCTTCCCAAAGGTTGGTAATTCCGACTTTTCTAAGGCCCTATTGAACATGTACTTCATCAATCCACTAGATCAAGGTCTGACAAATGGCCTACTTGGCAAATAA